A single window of Streptomyces griseoviridis DNA harbors:
- a CDS encoding HIT family protein — MLHSMTSEPEQQLGVGTQDAFQRLWTPHRMAYIQGENKPTGPGAGDGCPFCSIPAASDEDGLIVRRGEHVYAVLNLYPYNGGHLMVVPYRHVADYTDLTEPETAELAALTKQAMTALRTASGAHGFNIGMNQGAVAGAGIAAHLHQHLVPRWGGDTNFMPVVGHTRVLPQLLADTRKMLAEAWPA; from the coding sequence ATGCTGCACAGCATGACGAGTGAGCCGGAGCAGCAGCTGGGAGTGGGGACACAGGACGCGTTCCAGCGTCTGTGGACGCCCCACCGGATGGCGTACATCCAGGGCGAGAACAAGCCGACCGGCCCGGGGGCCGGCGACGGCTGTCCCTTCTGCTCGATCCCGGCCGCCTCCGACGAGGACGGCCTGATCGTCCGCCGCGGTGAGCACGTGTACGCGGTGCTGAACCTGTACCCGTACAACGGCGGCCACCTGATGGTGGTGCCCTACCGCCATGTCGCCGACTACACGGACCTCACCGAACCGGAGACGGCGGAGCTGGCGGCCCTCACCAAGCAGGCGATGACGGCGCTGCGCACGGCGTCCGGCGCGCACGGCTTCAACATCGGCATGAACCAGGGCGCGGTGGCCGGGGCGGGCATCGCGGCCCACCTCCACCAGCATCTGGTGCCGCGCTGGGGCGGGGACACCAACTTCATGCCGGTCGTCGGCCACACCAGGGTCCTGCCCCAACTCCTCGCGGACACCCGCAAGATGCTCGCGGAGGCGTGGCCGGCGTAG
- a CDS encoding phosphatidylinositol mannoside acyltransferase, which yields MSARDRLTDSLYGLGWGAVKKLPEPVAVRLGRTIADLTWKRRGKGVRRLESNYARVLPDASPERLAELSRAGMRSYLRYWMESFRLPAWSADRVREGLTVKDLHHLTDGIAAGRGVVLALPHMANWDLAGAWVTTELRIPFTTVAERLKPETLYDRFVAYREGLGMEVLPHSGGTAFGTLARRLRDGGLVCLVAERDLSSSGVEVQFFGEATRIPAGPALLAQQTGALLLPVTLWYDDSPVMRGRIHPPIEVPESGTRAEKTSVMAQALADAFASGIADHPEDWHMLQRLWLADLEPRPADGERP from the coding sequence GTGAGCGCCCGCGACCGGCTGACCGACTCCCTCTACGGGCTCGGCTGGGGCGCGGTCAAGAAGCTCCCCGAACCGGTCGCCGTGCGGCTCGGCCGCACCATCGCCGACCTCACCTGGAAGCGGCGCGGCAAGGGCGTGCGGCGCCTCGAGAGCAACTACGCGCGCGTGCTGCCCGACGCGAGCCCCGAGCGGCTCGCCGAGCTGTCCCGGGCCGGGATGCGCTCCTACCTGCGCTACTGGATGGAGTCGTTCCGGCTGCCCGCGTGGAGCGCCGACCGGGTCCGCGAGGGCCTCACCGTCAAGGACCTCCACCACCTCACCGACGGCATCGCCGCCGGCCGGGGCGTCGTCCTGGCGCTGCCGCACATGGCCAACTGGGACCTGGCGGGCGCCTGGGTCACCACCGAGCTGCGCATCCCGTTCACCACGGTGGCCGAACGCCTGAAGCCCGAGACCCTCTACGACCGGTTCGTCGCCTACCGCGAGGGCCTCGGCATGGAGGTCCTGCCGCACAGCGGCGGCACTGCCTTCGGGACGCTCGCCCGACGGCTGCGCGACGGCGGCCTGGTCTGCCTGGTCGCCGAACGGGACCTGTCGTCGTCCGGCGTCGAGGTCCAGTTCTTCGGCGAGGCCACCCGCATCCCGGCCGGCCCCGCCCTGCTCGCCCAGCAGACCGGCGCGCTGCTCCTGCCCGTCACGCTCTGGTACGACGACTCACCCGTCATGCGGGGCCGGATCCATCCCCCGATCGAGGTACCGGAGTCTGGCACCCGGGCCGAGAAGACGTCCGTCATGGCACAGGCGCTGGCCGACGCCTTCGCCTCGGGGATCGCCGACCATCCGGAGGACTGGCACATGCTCCAGCGCTTGTGGCTCGCCGACCTGGAACCACGCCCCGCGGACGGGGAGCGCCCGTGA
- the ruvC gene encoding crossover junction endodeoxyribonuclease RuvC, whose translation MRVLGVDPGLTRCGVGVVEGVAGRPLTMLGVGVVRTPADAELGLRLVAVEQGIERWLDEHRPEFVAVERVFSQHNVSTVMGTAQASAVAMLCAARRGIPVALHTPSEVKAAVTGSGRADKAQVGAMVTRLLRLDAPPKPADAADALALAICHIWRAPAHNRLQRAVAQHTAKASESSWKGRTA comes from the coding sequence GTGCGCGTACTCGGGGTGGACCCCGGCCTCACCCGGTGCGGGGTCGGCGTCGTGGAGGGGGTCGCGGGCCGGCCGCTCACGATGCTCGGCGTCGGGGTCGTCCGCACGCCCGCGGATGCCGAGTTGGGCCTGCGGCTCGTCGCCGTCGAACAGGGCATCGAGCGGTGGCTCGACGAACACCGGCCCGAATTCGTCGCCGTGGAACGGGTGTTCAGCCAGCACAACGTCAGCACCGTGATGGGCACCGCCCAGGCGAGCGCCGTCGCGATGCTGTGCGCGGCCCGCCGAGGCATCCCCGTCGCCCTGCACACCCCCAGCGAGGTCAAGGCCGCCGTCACCGGCAGCGGCCGCGCCGACAAGGCCCAGGTCGGCGCCATGGTCACCCGGCTGCTCCGGCTCGACGCACCCCCCAAGCCCGCCGACGCGGCCGACGCCCTCGCCCTCGCCATCTGCCACATCTGGCGCGCTCCGGCGCACAACCGCCTGCAACGCGCGGTCGCCCAGCACACCGCCAAGGCATCCGAGTCCTCCTGGAAAGGCCGCACCGCATGA
- a CDS encoding elongation factor G-like protein EF-G2: protein MGDKANAHPGAAGRATAADHPASVRNVVLVGHRGAGKTTLVEALALTAGAVNRAGRVEDGGTVSDFDDIEHRQQRSVQLSLVPVGWDGVKINLLDTPGYADFVGELRAGLRAADAALFVVSAADGVDGSTRLVWEECAAVGMPRAIVITHLEAARADFEETVRSCAAAFGGDDPDAVLPLYLPLRGTPGPDGHAPVTGLTGLLSRTLFDYASGQREESEPGAGERAGIEEARNRLIEGIIAESEDETLMDRYLGGAEIDVTTLVADLERAVARGSFFPVLAAAPAADGARQGLGTVELLELITRGFPTPLERAAPQVTDPAGDGRELKPCDPDGPLVAEVVKTSSDPYVGRVCLVRVFSGTLRPDDTVHVLGHGLTGPGRRGGPAHESDERVGALSAPFGKQQRALTHCVAGDLACVAKLSRAETGDTLSAKDDPLLMEPWELPDPLLPLAIEAHSNADEDRLSQGLARLVAEDPTMRLEQNPDTHQLVLWCLGEAHADVALERLRTRYGVQVDVVAHRVPLRETFAARAAGRGRHVKQSGGHGQFAICEIEVEPLPGGSGIEFVDKVVGGSVPRQFVPSVEKGVRAQAAKGVAAGYPLIDVRVTLLDGKAHSVDSSDAAFQTAGALALREAAADARINLLEPVAEVTVLIGDDYVGTVMSDLSGRRGRVLGTEQAGGGRTSIRAEVPEIEIGRYAVDLRSLSHGTARFHRAYARHEPMPAQVADRLRKETPGRG, encoded by the coding sequence ATGGGCGACAAGGCGAACGCACACCCCGGAGCCGCCGGCAGGGCCACGGCGGCCGACCATCCCGCGTCCGTGCGGAACGTGGTGCTGGTCGGCCACCGCGGAGCGGGCAAGACGACCCTGGTGGAGGCCCTCGCGCTGACCGCGGGGGCGGTGAACCGGGCGGGCCGGGTGGAGGACGGCGGCACCGTCTCGGACTTCGACGACATCGAGCACCGCCAGCAGCGCTCGGTCCAGCTCTCGCTGGTGCCGGTCGGCTGGGACGGCGTCAAGATCAACCTGCTGGACACCCCCGGGTACGCCGACTTCGTCGGGGAGCTGCGGGCCGGTCTGCGGGCGGCGGACGCGGCCCTCTTCGTCGTCTCGGCGGCCGACGGCGTGGACGGCTCGACCCGGCTGGTGTGGGAGGAGTGCGCGGCCGTCGGCATGCCGCGGGCGATCGTGATCACGCACCTGGAGGCCGCGCGGGCCGACTTCGAGGAGACCGTCAGGAGCTGCGCGGCGGCCTTCGGCGGCGACGACCCCGACGCGGTGCTGCCGCTCTACCTGCCGCTGCGCGGCACCCCGGGACCCGACGGGCACGCACCGGTGACCGGACTGACCGGACTGCTGTCGCGCACGCTGTTCGACTACGCGTCGGGGCAGCGCGAGGAGTCCGAGCCGGGCGCCGGGGAACGGGCCGGGATCGAGGAGGCCCGCAACCGGCTGATCGAGGGGATCATCGCGGAGAGCGAGGACGAGACCCTCATGGACCGCTACCTCGGCGGCGCGGAGATCGACGTCACGACGCTCGTGGCCGACCTGGAGCGGGCGGTGGCGCGCGGCTCCTTCTTCCCCGTCCTGGCCGCCGCCCCCGCCGCCGACGGCGCCCGGCAGGGCCTGGGCACCGTCGAACTCCTCGAACTGATCACCCGCGGCTTCCCCACCCCGCTGGAGCGGGCCGCGCCCCAGGTGACCGACCCGGCGGGCGACGGCCGTGAGCTGAAGCCCTGCGACCCGGACGGGCCGCTGGTCGCCGAGGTGGTGAAGACCTCCTCCGACCCCTATGTCGGCCGGGTCTGTCTGGTCCGGGTGTTCTCCGGCACCCTGCGCCCCGACGACACCGTGCACGTCCTCGGGCACGGCCTCACCGGACCCGGCCGCCGAGGCGGGCCCGCGCACGAGTCCGACGAACGCGTCGGCGCCCTGTCCGCGCCCTTCGGCAAGCAGCAGCGGGCGCTCACCCACTGCGTCGCGGGCGACCTGGCGTGCGTGGCGAAGCTGAGCCGCGCCGAGACCGGCGACACCCTCTCCGCCAAGGACGACCCGCTCCTCATGGAGCCCTGGGAGCTGCCCGACCCGCTGCTGCCGCTCGCCATCGAGGCGCACAGCAACGCCGACGAGGACCGGCTCTCCCAGGGCCTCGCCCGGCTGGTCGCCGAGGACCCGACGATGCGGCTCGAACAGAACCCGGACACCCACCAGTTGGTGCTGTGGTGCCTGGGCGAGGCGCACGCCGACGTCGCGTTGGAGCGGCTGCGCACCCGCTACGGCGTCCAGGTCGACGTCGTCGCGCACCGGGTGCCGCTGCGGGAGACGTTCGCGGCGCGGGCGGCCGGGCGCGGGCGGCACGTCAAACAGTCGGGCGGGCACGGGCAGTTCGCGATCTGCGAGATCGAGGTGGAGCCGCTGCCCGGGGGTTCGGGCATCGAGTTCGTCGACAAGGTGGTCGGCGGTTCGGTGCCGCGGCAGTTCGTCCCGTCCGTGGAGAAGGGCGTACGGGCCCAGGCCGCCAAGGGGGTCGCCGCCGGATACCCGCTGATCGACGTGCGGGTCACCCTCCTCGACGGCAAGGCGCACTCCGTCGACTCCTCCGACGCGGCGTTCCAGACGGCCGGCGCGCTCGCCCTGCGGGAGGCCGCCGCCGACGCCCGCATCAACCTGCTGGAACCGGTCGCGGAGGTGACCGTGCTCATCGGCGACGACTATGTGGGCACCGTCATGAGCGACCTCTCCGGGCGGCGCGGGCGGGTCCTCGGCACCGAACAGGCGGGCGGCGGAAGGACGTCGATCCGTGCCGAGGTCCCCGAGATCGAGATCGGCCGGTACGCCGTCGACCTGCGTTCCCTCTCGCACGGCACCGCCCGTTTCCACCGCGCCTACGCCCGGCACGAGCCGATGCCCGCCCAGGTCGCCGACCGGCTGCGGAAGGAGACCCCCGGCCGCGGGTGA
- the pdxS gene encoding pyridoxal 5'-phosphate synthase lyase subunit PdxS, which yields MSSTLSDNQAPETGTARVKRGMAEQLKGGVIMDVVTPEQAKIAEDAGAVAVMALERVPADIRKDGGVARMSDPDMIEGIIAAVSIPVMAKSRIGHFVEAQVLQSLGVDYIDESEVLTPADEVNHSDKWSFTTPFVCGATNLGEALRRIAEGAAMIRSKGEAGTGNVVEAVRHLRQIKNEIARLRGFDNHELYAAAKDLRAPYELVKEVAELGRLPVVLFSAGGVATPADAALMRQLGAEGVFVGSGIFKSGDPAKRAAAIVKATTFYDDPKIIADASRDLGEAMVGINCDTLPETERYANRGW from the coding sequence GTGTCCAGCACGCTCTCCGACAACCAGGCCCCCGAGACCGGCACCGCGCGCGTGAAGCGCGGCATGGCCGAGCAGCTCAAGGGCGGTGTGATCATGGACGTCGTCACCCCGGAGCAGGCGAAGATCGCCGAGGACGCGGGCGCCGTCGCCGTCATGGCCCTGGAGCGGGTGCCGGCCGACATCCGCAAGGACGGCGGCGTGGCCCGGATGTCCGACCCGGACATGATCGAGGGCATCATCGCGGCGGTCTCCATCCCGGTGATGGCCAAGTCCCGCATCGGCCACTTCGTGGAGGCCCAGGTCCTCCAGTCGCTCGGCGTCGACTACATCGACGAGTCCGAGGTCCTCACCCCCGCCGACGAGGTCAACCACTCCGACAAGTGGTCGTTCACCACGCCGTTCGTCTGCGGCGCGACCAACCTCGGTGAGGCGCTGCGCCGGATCGCCGAGGGCGCCGCGATGATCCGCTCCAAGGGCGAGGCCGGCACCGGCAACGTCGTCGAGGCGGTCCGCCACCTGCGGCAGATCAAGAACGAGATCGCCCGGCTGCGCGGCTTCGACAACCACGAGCTGTACGCCGCGGCCAAGGACCTGCGCGCCCCCTACGAGCTGGTCAAGGAGGTCGCCGAGCTGGGCAGGCTGCCCGTCGTGCTGTTCTCCGCGGGCGGCGTCGCCACCCCGGCGGACGCCGCGCTGATGCGCCAGCTCGGCGCCGAGGGCGTCTTCGTCGGCTCCGGCATCTTCAAGTCGGGCGACCCGGCCAAGCGCGCCGCCGCCATCGTCAAGGCCACCACCTTCTACGACGACCCGAAGATCATCGCGGACGCGTCCCGCGACCTCGGCGAGGCCATGGTCGGCATCAACTGCGACACCCTGCCCGAGACCGAGCGCTACGCCAACCGCGGCTGGTAA
- a CDS encoding YebC/PmpR family DNA-binding transcriptional regulator — protein sequence MSGHSKWATTKHKKAVIDAKRGKLFAKLIKNIEVAARMGGVDIEGNPTLYDAIQKAKKQSVPNKNIDSAVKRGGGLEAGGADYETIMYEGYGPNGVAVLIECLTDNRNRAASDVRVAMTRNGGNMADPGSVSYLFHRKGVVIVPKGELTEDDVLGAVLDAGAEEVNDLGESFEVLSEATDMVAVRTALQDAGIDYDSAEANFVPTMQVELDEDGARKIFKLIDALEDSDDVQNVFANFDVSDEVMEKVDA from the coding sequence ATGTCCGGCCACTCTAAATGGGCCACGACGAAGCACAAGAAGGCCGTGATCGACGCCAAACGCGGCAAACTCTTCGCGAAGCTGATCAAGAATATCGAGGTCGCGGCGCGGATGGGCGGCGTCGACATCGAAGGCAACCCGACGCTCTACGACGCCATCCAGAAGGCCAAGAAGCAGTCGGTGCCGAACAAGAACATCGACTCCGCGGTCAAGCGCGGCGGTGGTCTCGAGGCCGGTGGCGCCGACTACGAGACCATCATGTACGAGGGGTACGGCCCCAACGGCGTCGCGGTGCTCATCGAGTGCCTCACCGACAACCGCAACCGCGCCGCCTCCGACGTGCGCGTCGCCATGACCCGCAACGGCGGCAACATGGCGGACCCCGGTTCGGTGTCGTACCTCTTCCACCGCAAGGGCGTCGTGATCGTCCCCAAGGGCGAGCTGACCGAGGACGACGTCCTCGGCGCCGTCCTCGACGCGGGCGCGGAGGAGGTCAACGACCTCGGCGAGTCCTTCGAGGTGCTCAGCGAGGCGACCGACATGGTCGCCGTCCGCACCGCCCTCCAGGACGCCGGGATCGACTACGACTCCGCCGAGGCCAACTTCGTCCCGACCATGCAGGTCGAACTGGACGAGGACGGCGCCCGGAAGATCTTCAAGCTGATCGACGCGCTGGAGGACAGCGACGACGTGCAGAACGTCTTCGCCAACTTCGACGTCAGCGACGAGGTCATGGAGAAGGTCGACGCGTAA
- the thrS gene encoding threonine--tRNA ligase: protein MSDVRVIIQRDSERDERVVTTGTTAADLFAGERSIVAARIAGELKDLAHEVRDGDTVEPVEITSEDGLNILRHSTAHVMAQAVQEIFPDAKLGIGPPVKDGFYYDFDVEKPFTPEDLKAVEKKMQEIQKRGQKFSRRVVTDEAAREELADEPYKLELIGLKGAASSDDGADVEVGAGELTIYDNLDAKTGELCWKDLCRGPHLPSTRLIPAFKLMRNAAAYWRGSEKNPMLQRIYGTAWPSKDELKAYLDFLAEAEKRDHRKLGSELDLFSIPEQIGSGLAVFHPKGGIIRRVMEDYSRRRHEEEGYEFVYTPHATKGKLFETSGHLDWYADGMYPPMQLDEGVDYYLKPMNCPMHNLIFDARGRSYRELPLRLFEFGTVYRYEKSGVVHGLTRARGFTQDDAHIYCTKEQMADELDKTLTFVLNLLRDYGLTDFYLELSTKDPEKFVGSDEVWEEATETLRSVAEKQGLPLVPDPGGAAFYGPKISVQTKDAIGRTWQMSTVQLDFNLPERFDLEYTGPDGSKQRPVMIHRALFGSIERFFAVLLEHYAGAFPAWLAPVQAVGIPIGDAHVEYLEKFATAAKRKGLRVEVDSSSDRMQKKIRNAQRQKVPFMIIVGDDDMNAETVSFRYRDGSQENGIPFDEAIAKIAKVVEERAQV from the coding sequence GTGTCAGACGTCCGTGTGATCATCCAACGCGATTCCGAGCGGGACGAGCGTGTGGTGACGACGGGCACCACGGCCGCCGACCTCTTCGCCGGTGAGCGTTCGATCGTCGCCGCCCGGATCGCGGGCGAGCTGAAGGACCTGGCCCACGAGGTGCGCGACGGCGACACCGTCGAGCCCGTGGAGATCACCTCCGAGGACGGCCTGAACATCCTGCGCCACTCCACCGCGCACGTCATGGCGCAGGCCGTGCAGGAGATCTTCCCCGACGCCAAGCTGGGCATCGGCCCGCCGGTCAAGGACGGCTTCTACTACGACTTCGACGTCGAGAAGCCGTTCACGCCCGAGGACCTCAAGGCCGTCGAGAAGAAGATGCAGGAGATCCAGAAGCGCGGGCAGAAGTTCTCCCGCCGCGTCGTCACCGACGAGGCCGCCCGCGAGGAACTCGCCGACGAGCCGTACAAGCTGGAGCTGATCGGCCTCAAGGGCGCCGCCTCCTCCGACGACGGCGCCGACGTCGAGGTCGGCGCGGGCGAGCTGACGATCTACGACAACCTGGACGCCAAGACCGGTGAGCTGTGCTGGAAGGACCTCTGCCGAGGCCCCCACCTGCCCTCCACCCGCCTCATCCCGGCGTTCAAGCTGATGCGCAACGCCGCCGCCTACTGGCGCGGCAGCGAGAAGAACCCGATGCTCCAGCGCATCTACGGCACCGCCTGGCCGTCCAAGGACGAGCTGAAGGCGTACCTCGACTTCCTCGCCGAGGCCGAGAAGCGCGACCACCGCAAGCTCGGCAGCGAACTCGACCTGTTCTCCATCCCCGAGCAGATCGGCTCGGGCCTCGCCGTCTTCCACCCCAAGGGCGGCATCATCCGCCGGGTGATGGAGGACTACTCGCGGCGCCGCCACGAGGAGGAGGGCTACGAGTTCGTCTACACCCCGCACGCGACGAAGGGGAAGCTCTTCGAGACGTCCGGGCACCTGGACTGGTACGCCGACGGCATGTACCCGCCCATGCAGCTCGACGAGGGCGTGGACTACTACCTCAAGCCCATGAACTGCCCGATGCACAACCTGATCTTCGACGCGCGCGGCCGCTCCTACCGCGAACTGCCGCTGCGCCTCTTCGAGTTCGGGACCGTGTACCGGTACGAGAAGTCCGGCGTCGTGCACGGCCTCACCCGCGCCCGCGGCTTCACCCAGGACGACGCGCACATCTACTGCACCAAGGAGCAGATGGCGGACGAGCTGGACAAGACGCTCACCTTCGTCCTGAACCTGCTGCGCGACTACGGCCTCACCGACTTCTACCTGGAGCTGTCCACCAAGGACCCGGAGAAGTTCGTCGGCTCCGACGAGGTCTGGGAGGAGGCCACCGAGACGCTCCGCTCGGTCGCCGAGAAGCAGGGGCTGCCGCTGGTCCCCGACCCGGGCGGCGCCGCCTTCTACGGGCCGAAGATCTCCGTGCAGACCAAGGACGCCATCGGCCGCACCTGGCAGATGTCGACCGTCCAGCTCGACTTCAACCTGCCCGAGCGCTTCGACCTGGAGTACACCGGCCCCGACGGCTCCAAGCAGCGCCCGGTGATGATCCACCGCGCCCTGTTCGGCTCCATCGAGCGGTTCTTCGCGGTGCTCCTCGAGCACTACGCGGGCGCCTTCCCGGCCTGGCTCGCGCCGGTGCAGGCGGTGGGCATCCCGATCGGGGACGCGCACGTCGAGTACCTGGAGAAGTTCGCGACGGCGGCCAAGCGGAAGGGCCTGCGGGTCGAGGTCGACTCGTCGTCGGACCGCATGCAGAAGAAGATCCGCAACGCGCAGCGGCAGAAGGTGCCGTTCATGATCATCGTCGGTGACGACGACATGAACGCGGAGACGGTCTCGTTCCGCTACCGGGACGGCTCGCAGGAGAACGGCATCCCGTTCGACGAGGCCATCGCCAAGATCGCCAAGGTGGTCGAGGAGCGGGCGCAGGTCTGA
- a CDS encoding DUF4365 domain-containing protein — protein MAIAQPERSGLLPERTGPHRGTLATTACMETLQVGYLHAVAAAAGCSLSQPFPDNGIDWHVSHGSPGHTVDDEVTVKVQLKCTYQVAPRPQGPSFAFTLENDHLRKLARTPVSVHKILVVMLVPRSQDDWLRADHDHLDLRHCCYWVNLAGHPVTGRTRTTVRIPTARIFDDRALCAIMARVGTGGRP, from the coding sequence ATGGCGATAGCCCAGCCCGAGCGCAGCGGGCTGCTGCCCGAACGCACGGGCCCACATCGCGGCACCCTCGCCACCACCGCCTGCATGGAGACCTTGCAGGTCGGCTATCTGCACGCGGTCGCCGCCGCCGCGGGCTGCTCACTGTCCCAGCCGTTCCCCGACAACGGCATCGACTGGCACGTCAGCCACGGCTCACCCGGACACACCGTGGACGACGAGGTCACCGTCAAGGTGCAGCTCAAATGCACCTACCAGGTCGCCCCGCGCCCCCAGGGGCCGTCCTTCGCCTTCACCCTGGAAAACGACCACCTGCGCAAACTCGCCAGGACCCCCGTCTCCGTCCACAAGATCCTCGTCGTGATGCTCGTCCCGCGCTCCCAGGACGACTGGCTGCGCGCCGACCACGACCACCTCGACCTGCGGCACTGCTGCTACTGGGTCAACCTCGCCGGCCACCCCGTCACCGGCCGGACCCGGACCACCGTGCGGATCCCGACCGCGCGCATCTTCGACGACCGGGCGCTGTGCGCGATCATGGCGCGGGTCGGGACCGGAGGCAGGCCATGA
- the pdxT gene encoding pyridoxal 5'-phosphate synthase glutaminase subunit PdxT, with the protein MTNPVVGVLALQGDVREHLVALAATDAVARPVRRPEELDGIDGLVIPGGESTTISKLAVLFGVLDPLRARVRAGLPVYGTCAGMILLADKILDPRSGQETVGGIDMIVRRNAFGRQNESFEAAVDVRGVAGDPVQGVFIRAPWVESVGGAVEVLAEHDGHIVAVRQGDVLATSFHPELTGDHRVHALFVDMVRARAKADAL; encoded by the coding sequence ATGACGAACCCTGTCGTCGGCGTCCTCGCCCTCCAGGGCGACGTACGGGAGCACCTCGTCGCCCTGGCCGCGACGGACGCCGTGGCCAGGCCGGTGCGGCGGCCCGAGGAACTGGACGGGATCGACGGCCTGGTGATCCCGGGCGGCGAGTCCACCACCATCTCCAAGCTGGCCGTCCTCTTCGGCGTCCTCGACCCGCTGCGCGCACGCGTGCGTGCCGGACTCCCCGTCTACGGCACCTGCGCGGGCATGATCCTGCTCGCCGACAAGATCCTCGACCCGCGCTCGGGCCAGGAGACCGTCGGCGGGATCGACATGATCGTGCGGCGCAACGCCTTCGGCCGGCAGAACGAGTCCTTCGAGGCGGCCGTCGACGTGCGGGGCGTGGCGGGCGATCCCGTCCAGGGCGTCTTCATCCGCGCGCCGTGGGTGGAGTCGGTGGGCGGCGCCGTCGAGGTGCTCGCCGAACACGACGGCCACATCGTCGCGGTCCGCCAGGGCGACGTGCTCGCCACGTCGTTCCATCCGGAGCTGACCGGCGACCACCGCGTGCACGCCCTCTTTGTCGACATGGTGCGCGCGCGGGCGAAGGCGGACGCCTTGTAG
- a CDS encoding glycosyltransferase family 4 protein: MRIGIVCPYSWDVPGGVQFHIRDLAAYFIRQGHEVSVLAPADDDTPLPPYVVSAGRAVPVPYNGSVARLNFGFLSAARVRRWLHDGHFDVIHIHEPTSPSLGLLTCWAAQGPIVATFHTSNPRSRAMIAAYAILQAALEKISARIAVSEYARRTLVEHLGGDAVVIPNGVDVDFFADAEPRPEWQGNTIGFIGRIDEPRKGLPVLMKALPRILAARPDTRLLVAGRGDEEEAVETLPAELRSRVEFLGMISDEDKARLLRSVDLYLAPNTGGESFGIILVEAMSAGAPVLASDLDAFAQVLDQGAAGELFANEDPDALARAAVRLLADPARRAELTARGSAHVRRFDWSTVGADILSVYETVTAGAAAVAAADDDRTPGLRGRWGLARD; this comes from the coding sequence GTGAGGATCGGCATCGTCTGCCCGTACTCCTGGGACGTACCGGGCGGCGTCCAGTTCCACATCCGCGACCTCGCCGCCTACTTCATCCGCCAGGGCCACGAGGTCTCGGTGCTCGCCCCCGCCGACGACGACACCCCGCTGCCGCCGTACGTCGTCTCCGCCGGCCGCGCGGTGCCCGTGCCGTACAACGGCTCGGTCGCCCGGCTCAACTTCGGCTTCCTGAGTGCCGCCCGGGTCCGCCGCTGGCTGCACGACGGCCACTTCGACGTGATCCACATCCACGAACCGACCTCGCCCTCCCTCGGCCTGCTGACCTGCTGGGCGGCGCAGGGCCCGATCGTGGCGACGTTCCACACCTCCAACCCGCGCTCCCGGGCGATGATTGCCGCCTACGCCATCCTCCAGGCGGCCCTGGAGAAGATCAGCGCCCGCATCGCGGTGAGCGAGTACGCCCGCCGCACCCTCGTCGAACACCTCGGCGGAGACGCGGTGGTCATCCCCAACGGCGTCGACGTCGACTTCTTCGCTGACGCCGAGCCGCGCCCCGAGTGGCAGGGGAACACGATCGGCTTCATCGGCCGCATCGACGAACCCCGCAAGGGGCTGCCGGTCCTCATGAAGGCGCTCCCGCGGATCCTCGCCGCCCGCCCGGACACCCGCCTCCTGGTGGCGGGCCGCGGCGACGAGGAGGAGGCCGTCGAGACGCTCCCGGCCGAGCTGCGCTCCCGCGTCGAGTTCCTCGGCATGATCAGCGACGAGGACAAGGCCCGCCTGCTGCGCAGCGTCGACCTGTACCTCGCGCCCAACACCGGCGGCGAGAGCTTCGGCATCATCCTGGTCGAGGCGATGTCGGCGGGCGCCCCGGTCCTCGCCTCCGACCTGGACGCCTTCGCCCAGGTCCTCGACCAGGGCGCGGCCGGTGAACTCTTCGCCAACGAGGACCCCGACGCCCTCGCGCGCGCGGCCGTCAGACTGCTCGCCGACCCGGCCCGCAGAGCCGAACTGACGGCACGCGGCAGCGCCCACGTACGCCGCTTCGACTGGTCGACGGTCGGCGCGGACATCCTCTCCGTCTACGAGACGGTGACGGCGGGAGCGGCGGCGGTCGCGGCAGCCGACGACGACCGGACCCCGGGCCTGCGGGGGAGATGGGGCCTGGCACGGGACTGA